In the genome of Pontibacter actiniarum, the window GACCAACTCAGAGTCTGTGCTGCAGTTCGGCAACAACGCTTACGGCAAGCCTGCCACAGCCCTGAACATCCTGCGCGAAACCGTAATGGGCCGCGAACTGTTCGACTACGCGTTTAAGGAGTATGCCAACCGCTGGGCCTTTAAGCACCCGATGCCGGCCGACTTCTTCCGCACGATGGAAGATGCCTCCGGCGTGGACCTGGACTGGTTCTGGAGAGGCTGGTTCTACACCACCGACCACACCGACATTGCCATTGACGACGTAAAATGGTACACAATCGACTCGCAGGACCCTGCTTTTGTGAATGCACAGGTGCGTGAGCAGCAGAACAAGGCTCCTAAGACCCTCTCGCAGCAGCGCAACCTGAAGGACATCCCGAAAACGCTGGTGGAGATGAAGCCGCAGCTGAAGGACTTCTACAACAGCTATGATCCGCTGGCGACAACTGCCGCCGATGAGCAGAGCTACAAGCAGTTTATGAGCCAGCTGACGCCGGAGCAAAAAGAGACCCTGAACTCAGGCCTGAACTTCTACGAGGTGGGCTTCAAGAACCAGGGAGGCCTGGTAATGCCGCTGATTGTACGCATGCAGTATGAGGACGGCTCAGAGGAAGTTGTGAACATCCCGGCCGAGATCTGGCGCTACAACAACGAAGAGATCACCAAGGTGTTTATTACGGAAAAGCCGGTAGTAAACTTTGAGCTGGACCCGTACCTGCAGACGGCAGACACGGACCTGTCGAACAACTACTTCCCTCGCCGCATGGCTCCGTCTCGCTTTGAGATTTTCCAGCAGCAGAAAGACAATAAAAACCCAATGCAGCGCGAGCGCGCTACCAGCAGCCGCAACACCACCAGCGGCGGCAGGTAGTTTATACTTCCGACGGCAAAACAAAAAAGGCCTGCAGGACAAACCTGCAGGCCTTTTTTGTTTTGCCGTAGCCCTGGTGCGCCGCTTAATCCGCGTCGTACTTCTCGAAGAACTTACGTTTAGAGCGCTCGTCCCGACGGTAGAAAGGGCGAATGATCAGCCGGGTGCCGTTCTCATAGGTAAAGAACTTATACACCCAGTTGCTGAGCACGACCAGTTTGTTACGGAAGCCCACTAATGCCATCACGTGCACAAAGAGCCAGATAAACCAGGCCAGAAAGCCCCCGAAGTGTGTGTTCCCCGGCAGGTCGGCAACGGCGCGGTTACGCCCGATAATAGCCAGGGAGCCTTTGTCTTTGTACTTAAACGGCTCCGGCTGTTCGTTGCGCAGGATGCGCTTCAGGTTCTTGCCCAGCAGCTTGCCCTGCTGAATCGCCGGCTGCGCCACCCCCGGGTGCCCTTTCGGGTACTCCGGCGTCTTCATGAAGGCAATGTCGCCGATGGCAAAGATGTTATCGAAGCCCAGCACCTGGTTGTATTCGTTTACCAGGATGCGCCCCCGCTCCACCGACGTCTCAGGGAGGCCGTCTATTAGGGCTCCGGCTACACCGGCAGCCCAGATGAGCGTGTTGGTTTCGATCTGGTCCCCGCTTTTGAACGTAGCCACCTGCCCGTCGTAAGATTGTACCAGCGTGCCCAGCCTCATGTCTACCCCCAGCTCCTTCAGGTATTTATAGGTCTTTGCGCTGGCCTCCTCCGACATGGGCGGCAGCACGCGGTCCATGCCCTCCACCAGGATGATCTTCATCTGGTTAAAGTCCAGGCTCGGGTAGTCTGTGGGCAGCACGTGCTTGCGCATTTCGGCCAGGGCACCGGCTAGCTCCACCCCTGTTGGGCCTCCGCCCACAATCACAAAGTTCATCAGGCTGCGCCGGGTGGCCGGGTCCTTGGTCATGTTGGCCTGCTCAAAGCACTGCAGCACCTGGCTGCGCAGGTTCAGCGCCTCCGGCACCTGCTTGAGCGGGAAAGCAAACTTCTTGATCTGGTCGTTGCCGAAGTAGTTTGGCTTGGTGCCCGTGGCAATCACCAGGTAATCGTAGGCAATGTCTCCGATGATGGTAGACACGGTTTTTGTCTCCGGGTGAACCTGTGTTACCTTCACCAGGCGGAAGTGAAAGTCTTCGTAGTCGTCGGAGCCGAACATCTTGCGGAGCGGCTCCGCGATGGAGTCGGGCTCCAGGCCGCCCGTGGCCACCTGGTAGAGCAGTGGCCAGAAGCCGTGGTAGTTCTGCCTGTCAAACATCACCACCTGAAAATCCTTGCCCGATAACTTCTTAGCGAGGTTTATACCCCCAAAGCCCCCGCCAATGATAACGACGCGCGGCTTTGTGGTATCCGGTATATTAAGGGATAATTGTTCTGGTTCAAGCATAGTATGATCTGTTTAGTGTTGGCAACGGCAAGGCCAATAGAATGACACCGTCGCATTGTAATGTATACGCAAAACACTACATTGGCAAATAACGCAGCGCACATTTGTTAGTTGCCAAAAGCCTCCTGCAGCGCACTGCAGCGGCACAAATCATACTTATGGATGCATGCCGGACGGCAAGCAAATTGCACACCGCGGGCGCCGGGTTCAGTTGCCGCTCTTTTTAAAGTCGCCGTTCAGCAGCGACTTCAGCAGGCCGGGGATGGCCATCATGTTAACCTGCGACGGGAACATGTAGCGGTTTTGCTGCAGCTGTACCTGCTGCTGGTTCCAGAAGCGGAAGTTCTGGGCATCGCTCATCGGGGTTATCCGGGCCAGCTCGTCGAGGTAGCGCGGGTCCAGGCTCTTGGTCAGGATGGCGTTGCCGGGCTCCGGTATCCGCACGTTTGCCACCGCCTCCTTAAAGTCGCGCTCGGTCGCCCAGGGGAACACGTCTACCGTTGGCAGCTCGGTCGGGTCTTCCTGCATCTGCATAATAATGGAGTAGCTCTGGCTCTCGTAGTCCTGCGGGATGATGAGGTACTGCGGCTTAAAGCCAAGGGAGTTAAAAAGCACGCTGTCGCCGGCCAGCACCGGCGTGGAGAAATAGCCGTATTCGTTGGTGATCGTGCCTCGCGTAGTGCCCGGCACATACACGCCGGCCCCGGCCACTCCGTAGAGGCTGTCACCGGTGGCCACAAAGCCCGACAGCTGCACCACACGCTGCTTCGTCTGCGCCTGCGCCTGCCCTGGCATCAGCAGAAAGAGCAGCAGGCCCAGCAACGGAAACAGCATCCACTTTGGCAGTTGGGTAAGAGAAGCAGGCGTACGGAGGGAAAGCGTCATATGATACAATTATACTTATTTATTCTTTTATAGTAGCAGCTTTTGTCTAATTTTGTTCACACTGCCTGCCGCTACTACCTACACATTATGAGACTAAAACACTTCAGTCTGGCCTTCGGACAGCAGGTGCTCAAAGCACTGGCCGATGAATCGAGGCTTCGCATCCTCCACCTGATTCTGCGCAACAAAGAGATGTGCACTTCGGACCTGGAGCAGGTGCTGGACTTCACACAGACCAAGACGTCGCGCCACCTTTCTTACCTGCGCAACGCCGGGCTGGTGGTGCCCCGAAAGCTCGACCAGTGGGTGTATTACTCCATCAAAGAGGAGGGCGCTGACTTCGTGAACCAGATTCTGGCGTACATGGAGCGCGACACCACCCTGCAAAAAGACCAGGAGGTGTATGAAATACTGCACTCCAACCGCGAGCTGGCGGTGACCAAACTACAGAACCGGCGCTGGACCACGATCTAACAAGCTAAAGGCCACGCCAGGTATAACTCCCGAACCCGGCTTTTAGTATTACAGTTCCGCGCGGCCTCCCCTTCCGGGCTTGCCACAACATCCGGCCTGCTTGCCCGTTCTACATTTACCTGACCCCGTTATCATGCACATGAAGACATACACCCACATCCTCTTCGACCTGGACCACACGCTTTGGGACTTTGAGAAGAACTCCGAGGAAACGCTTTATACTTTGTACGACCAGTTTGAGCTTAGCAGGCACGGCAAGTTCGACTGCGACTCGTTTTACCGCAAGTATAAGTTCGTTAACACCCGCCTCTGGGACCTCTATAATAAAGGAAGAATTAACCAGAAGGAGCTGCGCGAGAACCGCTTCGTTAAAACGCTGCTCGGGTTGGGGCTGGCGGAGCATGAACTGCCGGAGGGCATAGCCGAAGCCTATATTGAGATGTGCCCGACCAAGACAGCGCTATTCCCCCATGCGCATGAGGTGCTGGCTTACCTGCAGCCGAAGTACGGCCTGCACATCATTACCAACGGGTTTAGGGAGGTGCAGCACGTAAAGATGAACTCCTCCAAGCTGCATGGCTACTTTCAGGAGGTGATTACGTCGGAGTGCTGCGGCTATAAGAAGCCGGACCGCCGTATGTTTGAGCACCTGCTGGACCGCATAAAGGTGAAACCGGAGGACTGCCTGATGATCGGCGATAACTACGAATGCGATATAGAGGGTGCCCGGGACGCCGGCATAGACCAGGTATACTTTATCCCGGAGAAGTCTAAAGGCCGCAAGCGCCCGGCTCCCACCTATGAGATCAGCTGCCTGAGCGAACTAAAGCAGATCCTGTAACCGGGCGGCCACATTCGGGCATAAAAAAAGGAGACAGATTAGCCCTGTCTCCTTTTTTTATGCCCGACCGGCACTTAGTCTCTCACATTGCCCGCCGTCTCCAGCGCCCTGAACTCTGCCTGCATCACTTTAATCTTGGCCTTATCATCCAGAGTCAGCTGGCTCTCGAGGGTACCTTTCTTGCTATCCATCTTATCAAGCACGGCCTTCGCCTGCTGCCAGTCGGCATCGGACCAGCCGCTGTGCTGCGCGTGCGCATGCTCGAGCAGCGAAATGTACGCCGAGCGCAGGTTATAGGCCGAAAGCATGTCAATGTTGGCATACGGGCCCAGCAGCTTCTTCTGCCACTGCTGCATGGTGTCCTGCGACGCAGCCTTCTTTAAAGAAGATGCGGGGGCGTCAGCGAACGTATAATGGGCGGCCTCTGCGGCAAAAGAAAATGCCAGCGCGCCGATCAGCAGCACTTTGGCGTATGTGGTATGGGGATTTCTCATAGTCAGTGTATTAAATGCGGCGCTGTATCCGACAGCGCAAAAACTCATAGGTACAAATATCGGTCCTAAGTCATCACAAGCTGAAAATAAAAATGTTACGGAGCGGCAAACCCCGTACGTTCGGCTCCTCTGGCCCTGCCCCTCCGTTAGTGGCCTACCCTGGCGGCAGCTGTGCACGGCGGGGGTGCAACAGGAAACCCACAGGCCAAAAGGCGGCTCAAACACGGCAGAAAGGCGATCTGGCAGGCAACTGCCCAAACCCCTCCCCCTTCATGCAGCAAAATCAAATTATAACCTTACCTTTGTTAGGGTACCCTCCGTAGAGGTACCAAGAGAATCATCTATTTTAAATCTGTAACTATAACGTAAATGGCAACCGGATTTTTTAGAGTACCAACCCCTGTTAACGAACCCGTAAAGTCTTACGCTCCTGGCTCACCTGAAAAGGAGAGCCTGCTGCGCACCTATAAAGAGCTCA includes:
- a CDS encoding NAD(P)/FAD-dependent oxidoreductase; this encodes MLEPEQLSLNIPDTTKPRVVIIGGGFGGINLAKKLSGKDFQVVMFDRQNYHGFWPLLYQVATGGLEPDSIAEPLRKMFGSDDYEDFHFRLVKVTQVHPETKTVSTIIGDIAYDYLVIATGTKPNYFGNDQIKKFAFPLKQVPEALNLRSQVLQCFEQANMTKDPATRRSLMNFVIVGGGPTGVELAGALAEMRKHVLPTDYPSLDFNQMKIILVEGMDRVLPPMSEEASAKTYKYLKELGVDMRLGTLVQSYDGQVATFKSGDQIETNTLIWAAGVAGALIDGLPETSVERGRILVNEYNQVLGFDNIFAIGDIAFMKTPEYPKGHPGVAQPAIQQGKLLGKNLKRILRNEQPEPFKYKDKGSLAIIGRNRAVADLPGNTHFGGFLAWFIWLFVHVMALVGFRNKLVVLSNWVYKFFTYENGTRLIIRPFYRRDERSKRKFFEKYDAD
- a CDS encoding carboxypeptidase-like regulatory domain-containing protein, translated to MTLSLRTPASLTQLPKWMLFPLLGLLLFLLMPGQAQAQTKQRVVQLSGFVATGDSLYGVAGAGVYVPGTTRGTITNEYGYFSTPVLAGDSVLFNSLGFKPQYLIIPQDYESQSYSIIMQMQEDPTELPTVDVFPWATERDFKEAVANVRIPEPGNAILTKSLDPRYLDELARITPMSDAQNFRFWNQQQVQLQQNRYMFPSQVNMMAIPGLLKSLLNGDFKKSGN
- a CDS encoding ArsR/SmtB family transcription factor; this translates as MRLKHFSLAFGQQVLKALADESRLRILHLILRNKEMCTSDLEQVLDFTQTKTSRHLSYLRNAGLVVPRKLDQWVYYSIKEEGADFVNQILAYMERDTTLQKDQEVYEILHSNRELAVTKLQNRRWTTI
- a CDS encoding YjjG family noncanonical pyrimidine nucleotidase, with amino-acid sequence MKTYTHILFDLDHTLWDFEKNSEETLYTLYDQFELSRHGKFDCDSFYRKYKFVNTRLWDLYNKGRINQKELRENRFVKTLLGLGLAEHELPEGIAEAYIEMCPTKTALFPHAHEVLAYLQPKYGLHIITNGFREVQHVKMNSSKLHGYFQEVITSECCGYKKPDRRMFEHLLDRIKVKPEDCLMIGDNYECDIEGARDAGIDQVYFIPEKSKGRKRPAPTYEISCLSELKQIL